The following coding sequences lie in one Silene latifolia isolate original U9 population chromosome 5, ASM4854445v1, whole genome shotgun sequence genomic window:
- the LOC141656289 gene encoding solanesyl diphosphate synthase 1, chloroplastic-like — MMSMTCGGKVVFDLIGCCCSCNASSELSFVRRSFRNGFGGNKLFCFRPGTVKRRVLSTKAPESLVNGVSDGPLSVLEVKEEARNSISLSSLFEVVADDLLTLNKNLQTIVGAENPVLMSAAEQIFGAGGKRMRPALVFLVSRATAQLAGLKELTKEHRRLAEIIEMIHTASLIHDDVIDDSDMRRGKETVHERYGTRVAVLAGDFMFAQSSWYLANLENLEVIKLISQVIKDFASGEIKQASSLFDCDITLEDYLIKSYYKTASLLAASTKGAAIFSEVDRYVTDQMFEYGKNLGLSFQIVDDILDFTQSSEQLGKPAGVDLEKGNLTAPVIYALEKEPSLRDIIDSEFSENGSLDEAISLVKSSGGIDRARELAVEKADRALKNLECLPESSFRVALERMVMYNLERID; from the exons ATGATGTCTATGACATGTGGTGGAAAGGTTGTGTTTGAtttgattggttgttgttgttcttgtaaTGCTTCTTCTGAACTTTCCTTTGTTAGAAGGAGTTTTAGAAATGGTTTTGGTGGCAATAAGTTGTTTTGTTTTCGACCCGGTACCGTAAAACGCAGGGTGTTGTCTACCAAAGCTCCTGAAAGCTTAGTTAATG GAGTTAGTGATGGTCCATTGTCTGTTTTAGAGGTGAAAGAAGAGGCAAGGAATTCGATTTCATTGTCAAGTCTTTTTGAAGTGGTTGCTGATGATCTCCTGACCCTTAACAAGAATTTGCAAACT ATTGTTGGTGCAGAAAATCCAGTGTTGATGTCTGCTGCAGAGCAAATATTTGGTGCAGGAGGGAAGCGGATGAGACCAGCTTTAGTGTTTCTAGTCTCAAGAGCCACAGCGCAACTTGCAGGATTAAA GGAACTTACGAAAGAACATCGACGTTTGGCAGAAATCATTGAGATGATACATACAGCAAGTCTGATTCATGACGATGTGATAGATGATAGTGACATGAGGAGAG GGAAGGAAACTGTTCATGAACGGTACGGTACAAGGGTGGCTGTTCTGGCAGGAGACTTTATGTTTGCACAGTCATCATGGTACCTTGCAAACCTTGAAAACTTGGAAGTCATAAAGCTTATCAGTCAG GTGATCAAAGATTTTGCGAGTGGGGAAATAAAGCAAGCCTCGAGTCTATTTGACTGCGACATTACACTAGAGGACTACTTGATCAAGAGCTACTACAAAACCGCCTCCTTGCTAGCCGCCAGTACAAAAGGTGCAGCCATTTTCAGCGAGGTTGACCGCTATGTAACCGACCAAATGTTCGAATACGGGAAGAATCTAGGCCTCTCCTTCCAGATTGTAGATGACATATTGGATTTCACACAGTCGTCCGAGCAGCTCGGGAAGCCCGCTGGCGTTGACTTAGAGAAAGGTAATCTGACAGCTCCTGTAATCTATGCTCTCGAGAAAGAGCCGTCATTGAGAGACATCATCGACTCTGAGTTTTCAGAAAACGGTTCCCTAGATGAAGCCATCAGTTTAGTAAAAAGCTCAGGAGGTATCGACAGGGCTCGGGAATTAGCAGTGGAGAAAGCTGATCGCGCCCTGAAGAACCTCGAGTGCCTTCCTGAGAGTTCGTTTCGAGTTGCCCTTGAGAGAATGGTTATGTATAACCTTGAGAGGATTGATTAA
- the LOC141656290 gene encoding major pollen allergen Ole e 10 isoform X2 translates to MTASSFSIIFLFLLSFISAGIISVANGQKTWCIAKPSSDQATLLQNIDYACSQVDCSVLHKGCPCFSPDNLMNHASIAMNLYYSAKGANQWNCDFRGSGLIVITNPSYENCLYD, encoded by the exons ATGACTGCATCATCTTTTTCAATCATTTTTCTTTTCCTGCTGTCCTTTATTTCAG CTGGAATTATCTCCGTGGCTAATGGACAG AAAACATGGTGCATAGCAAAACCATCATCAGATCAAGCAACATTATTGCAGAACATAGATTATGCATGTTCTCAAGTAGACTGCAGTGTGTTACACAAAGGATGTCCATGCTTCTCACCAGATAATCTCATGAATCATGCTTCAATTGCCATGAATCTGTATTACTCAGCTAAAGGTGCCAATCAATGGAATTGTGATTTCAGGGGTTCTGGTCTTATTGTTATTACTAATCCTA GTTACGAGAACTGCCTGTATGACTGA
- the LOC141655768 gene encoding cytochrome P450 CYP72A219-like, with the protein MEITLSSIVISLACVLVVTLTCSVLKWVWFNPKRWERILRQQGFQGNPYRLLYGDSNDKARMTMEARSKPMSDLSNDHLPRTQPFYHHTVKNYGKRCFMWNGPIPMVNIWEPEAMREVFTKLNEFQKPQVNPILKVVATGLVLLEGDMWAKHRKLLNPAFHMEKLKFMLPAFNASTSEMINTWEEMVSESGSCEVDVWPHLHKLSADVISRAAFGSSYEEGSRIFELITEQLKLAVPIINHVYIPGWRYVPTKVNKRIMQLDKEIKSLLKEIIKKRETAIKAGAKPKDDLLGVLLDSNANKNHKLAISLEEVIDECKVFYLAGQETTSTLLVWTLILLGKHQDWQHRAREEVLNAFGDKAPDFHGLNQLKTVNMILQEVLRLYPPPTEANRTVCKDMKVGDMFLPAGVLVHMSLLHVQQDESIWGSDAKEFKPDRFSQGMSKATNGKMSFFAFGWGPRICIGSNFAMTEARLALVLILQRFSFEISPSYAHAPAAISTLKPQFGAPIILKRLSH; encoded by the exons ATGGAAATAACGTTATCGTCAATTGTGATATCATTGGCTTGTGTTTTGGTGGTGACATTGACATGTAGTGTCTTAAAATGGGTATGGTTTAATCCCAAGAGATGGGAAAGGATTCTTAGACAACAAGGATTTCAAGGAAACCCTTACAGACTCTTGTATGGAGACTCTAACGATAAAGCTCGGATGACTATGGAAGCTAGATCTAAACCCATGTCTGATTTATCTAATGATCATCTTCCTCGTACCCAACCTTTCTACCACCATACCGTAAAAAACTATG GTAAAAGATGTTTTATGTGGAATGGTCCAATACCAATGGTGAACATTTGGGAACCAGAAGCAATGAGGGAAGTATTTACTAAATTAAATGAATTTCAGAAGCCACAAGTAAACCCAATTCTGAAGGTGGTGGCCACTGGTTTAGTTCTATTAGAAGGTGATATGTGGGCTAAACATAGGAAGCTACTTAATCCAGCTTTTCACATGGAGAAGTTGAAG TTCATGCTTCCAGCGTTTAATGCAAGCACAAGTGAGATGATCAATACATGGGAGGAAATGGTGTCGGAGAGTGGTTCATGCGAGGTAGACGTATGGCCACATCTTCATAAGTTATCCGCGGATGTCATTTCTCGAGCTGCTTTCGGAAGTAGCTATGAAGAAGGCAGCAGAATTTTTGAACTTATCACTGAGCAGCTTAAATTGGCGGTACCAATTATTAATCATGTCTATATCCCTGGATGGAG GTATGTGCCAACAAAGGTAAATAAGAGAATAATGCAGCTTGATAAGGAAATCAAGTCTTTGTTGAAGGAGATAATTAAGAAGAGGGAGACGGCAATAAAAGCAGGAGCAAAGCCCAAGGACGACTTATTGGGCGTACTATTGGATTCGAATGCTAACAAAAACCATAAGCTTGCGATTAGTCTCGAAGAAGTGATCGATGAGTGCAAGGTCTTCTACTTAGCCGGTCAAGAGACCACTTCGACTTTGCTTGTTTGGACGTTGATTTTGTTGGGTAAGCATCAAGATTGGCAACACCGAGCTCGAGAAGAGGTCTTGAACGCGTTTGGGGACAAAGCTCCTGATTTTCATGGATTAAACCAACTTAAAACG GTGAACATGATACTACAAGAGGTATTGAGGCTATATCCACCACCAACAGAGGCAAATCGGACAGTTTGCAAAGACATGAAAGTCGGAGACATGTTTTTACCAGCAGGTGTTCTAGTTCACATGTCACTGCTCCATGTTCAACAAGACGAATCCATATGGGGTTCCGATGCTAAAGAATTCAAACCAGATAGATTTAGCCAGGGCATGTCTAAGGCTACAAAcggaaaaatgtcatttttcgCATTTGGTTGGGGTCCTAGAATTTGCATAGGATCAAATTTCGCCATGACAGAAGCAAGATTGGCCTTAGTCCTGATTCTACAGCGTTTCTCTTTCGAGATTTCGCCGTCTTATGCTCATGCCCCTGCTGCCATTTCCACACTTAAGCCTCAATTTGGTGCTCCTATTATCTTGAAACGATTGAGTCATTAA
- the LOC141656291 gene encoding uncharacterized protein LOC141656291 isoform X1: MATLHGYMASSTSTASVNVSNDGSLPSSNETDVANVEATDRKERAKKRAQEMKKKKKRIANFKRVRSIMKEPEVKRMSDWIKYMNSQKQPKRSISCFPSVKPGFHVEVKRYDPDCSLRYDHFGWFRRQQMLNELIIKRLKEKESLRNIKGEI; this comes from the exons GTTATATGGCGTCCTCTACTAGTACCGCTAGTGTTAACGTTTCAAATGACGGATCGCTCCCTTCATCTAATGAGACGGATGTAGCTAATGTTGAAGCTACTGATCGAAAGGAAAGAGCTAAAAAAAGGGCTCAAG aaatgaagaagaagaagaagaggatagCCAATTTCAAAAGAGTGAGGAGTATTATGAAGGAACCAGAGGTAAAGAGGATGTCTGACTGGATTAAATACATGAATTCTCAGAAACAG CCGAAGCGGTCTATCTCATGCTTCCCGTCTGTGAAACCAGGCTT TCATGTCGAAGTAAAACGTTATGATCCAGACTGTTCCCTCAGATATGATCACTTTGGTTGGTTTCGCCGTCAACAAAT GTTGAATGAACTTATAATAAAGAGACTGAAGGAGAAGGAAAGTTTGAGGAATATAAAAGGAGAGATATGA
- the LOC141656290 gene encoding major pollen allergen Ole e 10 isoform X1, which translates to MTASSFSIIFLFLLSFISAGIISVANGQQKTWCIAKPSSDQATLLQNIDYACSQVDCSVLHKGCPCFSPDNLMNHASIAMNLYYSAKGANQWNCDFRGSGLIVITNPSYENCLYD; encoded by the exons ATGACTGCATCATCTTTTTCAATCATTTTTCTTTTCCTGCTGTCCTTTATTTCAG CTGGAATTATCTCCGTGGCTAATGGACAG CAGAAAACATGGTGCATAGCAAAACCATCATCAGATCAAGCAACATTATTGCAGAACATAGATTATGCATGTTCTCAAGTAGACTGCAGTGTGTTACACAAAGGATGTCCATGCTTCTCACCAGATAATCTCATGAATCATGCTTCAATTGCCATGAATCTGTATTACTCAGCTAAAGGTGCCAATCAATGGAATTGTGATTTCAGGGGTTCTGGTCTTATTGTTATTACTAATCCTA GTTACGAGAACTGCCTGTATGACTGA
- the LOC141656288 gene encoding mitochondrial ATP-independent inner membrane protease subunit 1a-like, translating into MWGQWCNIAKEAASRAFLVTKFLALLHVTDTYLLSTSIVHGPSMLPTLNMRGDVILMDKLSHRFGKVEAGDVVFVKSPQNPSRVLTKRVLGLEGDVVSYDSRYGIPESLVVPKGHVWIQGDNIYASNDSRHFGAVPYGLILGKALCRIWPLAEFGTLGP; encoded by the exons ATGTGGGGACAATGGTGCAACATAGCCAAAGAAGCAGCTAGTCGAGCATTCCTTGTTACCAAATTTCTGGCTCTTCTCCATGTCACCGACACCTACCTCCTCTCTACCTCCATT GTACATGGGCCAAGCATGCTACCAACGTTGAATATGAGAGGGGATGTTATATTGATGGATAAATTGTCTCATAGATTTGGGAAAGTTGAAGCTGGAGATGTTGTGTTTGTTAAATCTCCACAAAACCCTTCTAGGGTTTTGACCAAACGTGTGTTGGGGTTGGAGGGTGATGTTGTTTCCTATGATTCCCGCTACGGGATTCCTGAGTCGTTGGTG GTACCTAAAGGGCATGTTTGGATACAAGGAGACAACATATATGCATCAAACGATTCACGACACTTCGGTGCAGTTCCTTATGGTCTTATCCTAGGCAAAGCATTGTGCCGG ATATGGCCGCTTGCGGAGTTTGGTACATTAGGGCCATGA
- the LOC141656291 gene encoding uncharacterized protein LOC141656291 isoform X2, which produces MASSTSTASVNVSNDGSLPSSNETDVANVEATDRKERAKKRAQEMKKKKKRIANFKRVRSIMKEPEVKRMSDWIKYMNSQKQPKRSISCFPSVKPGFHVEVKRYDPDCSLRYDHFGWFRRQQMLNELIIKRLKEKESLRNIKGEI; this is translated from the exons ATGGCGTCCTCTACTAGTACCGCTAGTGTTAACGTTTCAAATGACGGATCGCTCCCTTCATCTAATGAGACGGATGTAGCTAATGTTGAAGCTACTGATCGAAAGGAAAGAGCTAAAAAAAGGGCTCAAG aaatgaagaagaagaagaagaggatagCCAATTTCAAAAGAGTGAGGAGTATTATGAAGGAACCAGAGGTAAAGAGGATGTCTGACTGGATTAAATACATGAATTCTCAGAAACAG CCGAAGCGGTCTATCTCATGCTTCCCGTCTGTGAAACCAGGCTT TCATGTCGAAGTAAAACGTTATGATCCAGACTGTTCCCTCAGATATGATCACTTTGGTTGGTTTCGCCGTCAACAAAT GTTGAATGAACTTATAATAAAGAGACTGAAGGAGAAGGAAAGTTTGAGGAATATAAAAGGAGAGATATGA